In Paenibacillus hexagrammi, the following are encoded in one genomic region:
- a CDS encoding SRPBCC family protein codes for MLAVIEPIHGGYVARFERIWKHPVAEVWAFLTNNEKLVKWFPELKARDLREGGFMQFDMPNGMQIDMKITDFQAEAVLAYEWAEDHVRFELQAAPDGEGCQLVLIETLSKLTDHTPRDLAGWHVCLDVIEALLDGRTIERKEEWNKRYPEYVEALAKINRPT; via the coding sequence ATGTTGGCAGTTATTGAACCGATACATGGCGGCTATGTGGCCCGATTTGAAAGAATCTGGAAGCACCCTGTGGCGGAGGTATGGGCTTTTTTGACGAATAACGAGAAGCTTGTGAAGTGGTTTCCAGAGCTTAAGGCGCGAGACCTGCGCGAAGGCGGATTTATGCAGTTTGATATGCCCAATGGTATGCAAATCGATATGAAAATCACGGATTTTCAAGCGGAGGCTGTGCTTGCCTATGAATGGGCGGAGGATCATGTTCGTTTTGAGCTGCAGGCAGCGCCGGATGGGGAGGGGTGTCAACTTGTCCTTATAGAGACACTTAGCAAACTGACCGATCATACGCCCAGGGATCTCGCCGGGTGGCACGTCTGCCTAGATGTCATTGAGGCTTTGCTCGATGGACGAACGATCGAACGTAAAGAAGAGTGGAACAAGCGTTATCCCGAGTATGTGGAGGCTCTTGCAAAAATAAACCGCCCGACATGA
- a CDS encoding thiol-disulfide oxidoreductase DCC family protein, with protein sequence MNTLTHDLPVILFDGVCNLCSGAVQFILRNDPKGRFRFASLQSAYGRESLRQFGLPEDISTIVLLEQGRAYTQSTAALRIAKRLRGVWPLTYSAILVPPAVRNIVYRWIARNRYRWFGKSEQCMLPKPEYRNRFLD encoded by the coding sequence ATGAACACGCTCACCCATGACCTACCGGTCATCTTGTTCGACGGCGTCTGCAATTTGTGCAGCGGCGCTGTACAATTCATTCTTCGTAACGACCCGAAGGGAAGGTTCCGATTCGCATCCCTGCAGTCCGCCTACGGTCGTGAATCGCTGCGGCAGTTCGGACTTCCGGAGGATATCAGCACGATTGTGCTGCTTGAGCAAGGCCGCGCCTACACGCAATCCACAGCAGCTCTGCGCATTGCCAAGCGCCTGCGGGGTGTATGGCCGCTCACTTATTCGGCGATCCTCGTACCACCAGCAGTACGCAACATCGTATATAGATGGATCGCTCGCAATCGCTATCGTTGGTTCGGTAAGTCCGAGCAGTGTATGCTGCCCAAGCCCGAATACAGGAACCGTTTTCTGGACTAA
- a CDS encoding DUF3048 domain-containing protein, with translation MKLLKVNRSHIRAWLALGCTAAVLTGCGGTEVTPVTSMVPVETTAVATSTPQPTATPEAVSLPYKFPLTGLPSEKELKTRPYMVMVENSPQARPQTGLDQADIVYEILAEGEITRFVSVFQSHEAKTIGPVRSIRPYFVEIGDMMDAVIVHAGWSQDAMNILAGRKLSHLDEVYGDGAYYWRATDRKPPHNLYTSVEKIQKGADAHKFRSSWNGPVLTFAKDGQSAAAGTTANNIQIPYIQGYVVSYDYNAADGVYMRSMDGKPHLDRETGKQLQTKNLLVLESKHKILDKEGRRSVDVFGPGKGYILQQGKSQAITWERKNGMIRAYADNKEVPLLPGNTWIQIVPEGSDIKIQ, from the coding sequence ATGAAACTATTAAAAGTTAATCGAAGCCACATTCGCGCATGGCTGGCCCTTGGTTGCACGGCAGCGGTATTAACCGGATGCGGAGGAACGGAAGTAACGCCTGTGACGAGCATGGTGCCCGTGGAAACGACAGCAGTAGCAACGTCGACTCCGCAGCCAACCGCTACGCCGGAAGCCGTGTCATTGCCTTACAAATTCCCGTTAACCGGCCTACCGAGCGAAAAGGAATTGAAGACCAGACCTTACATGGTCATGGTCGAAAACTCCCCGCAAGCAAGGCCGCAGACCGGTTTGGATCAGGCTGATATTGTGTATGAAATTTTGGCGGAGGGTGAGATCACCCGATTCGTATCGGTGTTTCAAAGCCATGAGGCCAAAACAATCGGACCTGTCCGAAGCATTCGTCCGTATTTCGTTGAAATCGGCGACATGATGGATGCCGTGATCGTACACGCAGGCTGGAGTCAGGATGCGATGAACATTTTAGCAGGAAGAAAGCTTTCTCACTTGGATGAAGTTTACGGTGACGGCGCCTACTATTGGAGAGCCACGGATCGTAAGCCACCGCATAACCTGTATACATCTGTAGAAAAAATCCAAAAAGGCGCCGATGCGCACAAATTTCGCAGCAGCTGGAATGGTCCGGTGCTTACTTTTGCCAAGGATGGACAAAGCGCAGCAGCGGGAACAACAGCGAATAACATTCAAATTCCTTACATACAAGGATACGTCGTATCCTATGATTATAATGCTGCAGATGGTGTATACATGCGAAGCATGGACGGTAAGCCGCACTTGGACCGGGAAACGGGTAAGCAGCTGCAAACCAAGAATCTGCTCGTCTTGGAAAGCAAGCACAAAATCCTCGACAAAGAAGGACGCCGAAGCGTCGACGTATTTGGACCGGGCAAAGGCTACATTCTCCAGCAGGGCAAGTCGCAGGCGATTACCTGGGAACGCAAGAACGGCATGATCCGCGCTTATGCGGATAACAAGGAAGTGCCGCTATTGCCGGGGAACACGTGGATCCAGATCGTACCGGAAGGCTCGGATATTAAGATTCAGTAG
- a CDS encoding GNAT family N-acetyltransferase: MEHKRVYLRQLHEQDADELLQLRIRNRDYFQAFEPIRSDAHYTLEGQRSDIQQAAQAFEQGQSYIFGIFLEESHTLVGRIALTAVARGPFQNASLGYYLDQAHQGQGYMAEAVSQCVRYAFETAGLHRIQAGVMPNNEPSIRVLQRCGFRYEGLAKRYLQIHGKWEDHQLYALTVEDGWQRS, translated from the coding sequence ATGGAGCATAAACGTGTTTATTTAAGACAGCTTCATGAGCAGGATGCGGATGAGCTTCTGCAGCTCAGAATTCGCAATCGTGATTATTTTCAAGCGTTCGAACCGATTCGTTCGGATGCTCATTACACCTTGGAGGGGCAGCGAAGCGACATCCAGCAGGCTGCACAGGCTTTTGAACAGGGTCAGTCTTACATATTCGGGATCTTCTTAGAAGAGTCCCATACACTTGTTGGGCGGATTGCGTTGACTGCTGTGGCAAGAGGGCCTTTTCAAAACGCTTCATTAGGCTACTATTTGGACCAAGCCCATCAGGGGCAGGGATATATGGCGGAAGCGGTATCCCAGTGTGTACGCTATGCTTTTGAGACAGCAGGCCTTCATCGCATTCAAGCGGGGGTCATGCCGAACAATGAACCGTCCATTCGCGTATTGCAAAGGTGCGGCTTTCGATATGAGGGGCTGGCGAAGAGATATTTGCAGATTCATGGAAAATGGGAAGACCATCAGCTATACGCTTTGACCGTGGAAGATGGTTGGCAAAGGTCATGA